Proteins from a genomic interval of Streptomyces fodineus:
- a CDS encoding LacI family DNA-binding transcriptional regulator: protein MGHPFPIREIARQAGLSEATVDRVLNGRGGVRESTAQEVHRAIADLDRQRTQVRLVGRTFMVDIVVQAPERFSTAVRAALEAELPSLHPAVVRCRFHFRETGPAAEQVRTLDRIARRGSQGVILKAPDVPEVTAAVGRLTAAGIPVVTLVTDLPASGRVGYVGSDNRAAGATAAYLMGQWLGDRPGNVLTSLSSGFFRNEEEREMGFRSVMRARHPQRTLVEIAEGQGLDATQYDLVRAALERDPEIRAVYSIGGGNNATLRAFADLGRACAVFIAHDLDHDNTRLLRERRLSAVLHHDLRQDMREACHLVMRAHGALPPAGPALPSAIQVVTPYNMPAQPAE, encoded by the coding sequence ATGGGCCATCCGTTCCCCATCCGGGAGATCGCACGTCAGGCGGGTCTCAGCGAGGCCACGGTCGACCGTGTGCTGAACGGCAGGGGAGGGGTGCGCGAGAGCACCGCGCAGGAGGTGCACCGGGCCATCGCCGACCTCGACCGGCAGCGCACCCAGGTGCGGCTGGTCGGCCGTACCTTCATGGTCGACATCGTGGTGCAGGCGCCCGAGCGGTTCAGTACCGCCGTCCGCGCCGCGCTGGAGGCCGAACTGCCGTCCCTGCACCCGGCCGTGGTCCGCTGCCGTTTCCACTTCCGCGAGACCGGCCCGGCCGCCGAACAGGTCAGGACGCTGGACCGGATCGCCCGGCGCGGCTCCCAGGGTGTGATCCTCAAGGCCCCGGACGTCCCCGAGGTCACCGCCGCCGTGGGCCGGCTCACCGCGGCCGGCATCCCCGTCGTCACCCTGGTCACCGACCTGCCCGCCAGCGGCCGGGTCGGCTACGTCGGCAGCGACAACCGGGCCGCCGGAGCGACCGCCGCCTATCTGATGGGCCAGTGGCTCGGCGACCGGCCCGGCAATGTCCTCACCAGCCTCAGCAGCGGCTTCTTCCGCAACGAGGAGGAGCGCGAGATGGGCTTCAGGAGCGTGATGAGGGCCCGCCATCCGCAGCGCACCCTGGTGGAGATAGCCGAGGGACAGGGCCTGGACGCCACCCAGTACGATCTGGTCCGCGCCGCCCTGGAACGCGATCCGGAGATCCGCGCCGTGTACTCCATCGGCGGCGGCAACAACGCCACCCTGCGCGCCTTCGCCGACCTCGGCCGTGCCTGCGCGGTGTTCATCGCCCACGACCTCGACCACGACAACACCCGGCTGCTGCGCGAGCGCCGGCTGTCCGCCGTGCTCCACCACGACCTGCGCCAGGACATGCGGGAGGCCTGCCACCTCGTCATGCGGGCGCACGGCGCACTGCCCCCGGCCGGCCCCGCGCTGCCGTCCGCGATCCAGGTCGTCACGCCGTACAACATGCCCGCGCAGCCGGCCGAGTGA
- a CDS encoding phytanoyl-CoA dioxygenase family protein: protein MSVASVPGRAWLSERDCDLDAFRALLERTTHLADYPHAVSVTENVLVYEGERLRAAEDPGALRDELVRAFADGPGIVVIRGAYPDPVVVDRVTAVFEALIAEQRASGAGAGDHFARPGANDRVWNALEKTALYDAEAFADYYANDVLALVCSAWLGPGYQVTSQVNVVNPGGAGQRAHRDYHLGFLSNAVAAAYPAHVHRLSPVLTLQGAVAHCDMPVESGPTLYLPYSQLYEPGYLAWRLPEFQAYFEQHHVHLPLAKGDAAFFNPALFHAAGTNTADVRRTANLLQVSSAFGRAMETVDREAVANAVFPVLLRRAAGGAGEEWLENVIAASAEGYPFPTNLDSDPPVEGLAPPAQADVLRRAVREKWAPERLRAELRAGTQRRES from the coding sequence ATGTCCGTCGCCTCCGTGCCAGGCCGCGCCTGGCTGTCCGAGCGGGACTGCGACCTGGACGCCTTCCGCGCTCTGCTCGAGCGGACGACCCACCTCGCGGACTACCCGCACGCCGTCTCGGTGACGGAGAACGTCCTGGTGTACGAGGGTGAGCGGCTGCGCGCCGCCGAGGACCCGGGCGCCCTGCGGGACGAGCTGGTGCGGGCGTTCGCCGACGGCCCCGGAATCGTCGTCATCCGGGGTGCCTACCCGGACCCGGTGGTCGTCGACCGGGTCACGGCCGTCTTCGAGGCGCTGATCGCCGAGCAGCGGGCCTCGGGCGCCGGGGCCGGCGACCATTTCGCGCGGCCGGGCGCCAACGACCGGGTGTGGAACGCGCTGGAGAAGACGGCCCTGTACGACGCGGAGGCGTTCGCCGACTACTACGCGAACGACGTCCTGGCCCTGGTCTGCTCGGCCTGGCTGGGCCCCGGCTACCAGGTGACCTCGCAGGTCAACGTGGTCAATCCGGGCGGCGCGGGCCAGCGGGCGCACCGGGACTACCACCTCGGCTTCCTGAGCAACGCGGTCGCGGCCGCCTACCCGGCGCATGTGCACCGCCTCTCCCCGGTGCTCACCCTCCAGGGCGCGGTCGCCCACTGCGACATGCCGGTGGAATCGGGTCCGACGCTTTATCTGCCGTACTCGCAGCTGTACGAGCCGGGGTATCTGGCCTGGCGGCTGCCGGAGTTCCAGGCGTACTTCGAGCAGCACCACGTGCACCTCCCGCTCGCCAAGGGCGACGCGGCCTTCTTCAACCCCGCGCTCTTCCACGCCGCCGGCACCAACACGGCGGACGTGCGGCGCACGGCCAATCTGCTCCAGGTGTCCTCCGCCTTCGGACGCGCGATGGAGACGGTGGACCGGGAAGCCGTGGCGAACGCGGTGTTCCCGGTGCTGCTGCGGCGCGCGGCCGGGGGCGCCGGCGAGGAGTGGCTGGAGAACGTGATCGCGGCGAGCGCCGAGGGCTATCCCTTCCCGACCAACCTCGACAGCGACCCGCCGGTCGAGGGCCTGGCCCCGCCGGCGCAGGCGGACGTGCTGCGGCGGGCGGTGCGCGAGAAGTGGGCCCCGGAGCGGCTCCGTGCGGAGCTGCGGGCCGGTACGCAGAGGCGAGAGAGCTGA
- a CDS encoding SDR family oxidoreductase → MGLLDGLLREKIVLVNGGSQGVGAAIARAAVREGAVVAVTGRRTEPGEALVAELASAGAKAMFVRADLADADQAKAAVAEVVDAYGRIDCLVNSAGLTTRGTLLDTTEELFDQHIAINLKGPFFAMQAAVADMTARKAPGAIVNIITSSAHGGQPFLAPYVAAKAGLAGLTRNAAHAHRWDRIRINGLNIGWTATEGEDATQRAFHGAGDDWREQAAMKVPMGKLGQPDEIADFVVFLLSDRSGVVTGSVIDWDQNVLGGLD, encoded by the coding sequence ATGGGACTTCTCGACGGACTTCTCCGGGAAAAGATCGTCCTGGTCAACGGCGGCAGTCAGGGGGTCGGGGCCGCGATCGCGCGGGCCGCCGTCCGGGAGGGCGCCGTCGTGGCGGTCACCGGCCGCCGTACGGAACCGGGTGAGGCGCTGGTCGCCGAGCTGGCGTCGGCCGGGGCCAAGGCGATGTTCGTGCGTGCCGACCTGGCGGACGCCGACCAGGCCAAGGCGGCGGTCGCCGAGGTGGTGGACGCCTACGGCCGGATCGACTGCCTGGTCAACTCGGCGGGGCTGACCACCCGGGGCACGCTGCTGGACACGACCGAGGAACTGTTCGACCAGCACATCGCGATCAACCTCAAGGGGCCGTTCTTCGCGATGCAGGCGGCGGTCGCCGACATGACGGCCCGCAAGGCGCCCGGCGCGATCGTCAACATCATCACCTCGTCGGCGCACGGCGGTCAGCCGTTCCTCGCGCCGTACGTCGCCGCCAAGGCGGGTCTTGCGGGCCTGACCCGCAACGCCGCGCACGCCCACCGCTGGGACCGGATCCGGATCAACGGCCTGAACATCGGCTGGACCGCGACGGAGGGCGAGGACGCCACCCAGCGCGCCTTCCACGGTGCCGGCGACGACTGGCGCGAGCAGGCCGCGATGAAGGTGCCGATGGGCAAGCTCGGCCAACCGGACGAGATCGCCGACTTCGTGGTGTTCCTGCTGTCCGACCGGTCCGGGGTGGTGACCGGGTCGGTGATCGACTGGGACCAGAACGTGCTCGGCGGCCTCGACTGA
- a CDS encoding Gfo/Idh/MocA family oxidoreductase — MRIGILGLGRIGAFHAETLSGLDAVESLVVTDPFADAAKAAAERFGAEVVDSPEALLAAGVDGIVVAAATDAHPALILAGVEAGVPVFCEKPVAKTMSEGVEVLKAVRGSEVPIQIGYNRRFDAGFTAARAAVQAGELGKLHTVRSTTLDPAPPPAAYIAASGGIFRDCSVHDFDIIRWVTGHEVTEVYAVGGNRGADYIKEAGDADTTGAILTLDDGTIAVMSNSRHNARGYDVRMELHGFQDSIAVGLDDKLPLRSVEPGVSFPSGTPHDFFMDRFTDAYRAELTAFTEVVAGTRPSPCTVEDALEAGWIAEACTLSLREHRPVTLAEVRQA, encoded by the coding sequence ATGCGTATCGGAATCCTCGGCCTCGGCCGCATCGGCGCCTTCCATGCCGAGACCCTCTCCGGCCTCGACGCCGTCGAGTCGCTCGTCGTCACCGACCCGTTCGCGGACGCGGCCAAGGCCGCCGCCGAGCGGTTCGGGGCCGAGGTCGTGGACTCGCCGGAGGCACTGCTGGCCGCCGGCGTGGACGGCATCGTGGTGGCGGCCGCGACCGACGCCCACCCCGCCCTGATCCTGGCCGGTGTCGAGGCCGGCGTCCCGGTGTTCTGCGAAAAGCCCGTCGCGAAGACGATGAGCGAGGGCGTCGAGGTGCTGAAGGCCGTCCGCGGCAGCGAGGTGCCGATCCAGATCGGCTACAACCGCCGCTTCGACGCGGGCTTCACCGCCGCGCGGGCCGCCGTCCAGGCGGGCGAGCTGGGCAAGCTGCACACGGTCCGCTCCACGACGCTGGACCCGGCGCCGCCGCCGGCCGCGTACATCGCCGCGTCCGGTGGCATCTTCCGGGACTGCTCCGTGCACGACTTCGACATCATCCGCTGGGTGACGGGCCATGAGGTCACCGAGGTGTACGCGGTCGGCGGCAACCGGGGCGCCGACTACATCAAGGAGGCCGGGGACGCCGACACCACCGGCGCGATCCTCACGCTGGACGACGGCACCATCGCGGTGATGTCCAACTCCCGTCACAACGCCCGGGGTTACGACGTCCGCATGGAGCTCCACGGCTTCCAGGACTCGATCGCGGTCGGCCTGGACGACAAGCTGCCGCTGCGCTCGGTCGAGCCCGGCGTGAGCTTCCCCTCGGGCACCCCGCACGACTTCTTCATGGACCGCTTCACCGACGCCTACCGCGCCGAACTCACCGCGTTCACCGAGGTCGTGGCCGGCACCCGCCCCTCGCCCTGCACCGTCGAGGACGCCCTGGAGGCAGGCTGGATCGCCGAGGCCTGCACCCTGTCCCTGCGCGAGCACCGCCCGGTGACACTCGCCGAGGTACGGCAGGCGTGA
- a CDS encoding sugar phosphate isomerase/epimerase family protein — translation MATPTPLDRIRVGSAPDSWGVWFPDDPRQVPWERFLDEVAEAGYEWIELGPYGYLPTDPARLRDEVARRNLKVSAGTVFTGMHRGPSVWEETWAHVGQVAALTQAMGARHLVVIPSFWRDDKTAEILEPPELTAEQWAHLTKGMERLGHEVKETYGLDIVVHPHADTHIDTEDHVERFLDSTDTELVNLCLDTGHYAYCGGDSVKLIETYGERIGYLHLKQVDPDVLAEVVANGVPFGPAVQRGVMCEPPSGVPELGPVLKAAQQLGAELFAIVEQDMYPCEPDTPLPIAVRTRRFLRSCGA, via the coding sequence ATGGCCACCCCCACCCCGCTGGACCGGATCCGGGTCGGCTCGGCCCCCGACTCCTGGGGCGTCTGGTTCCCCGACGACCCGCGGCAGGTGCCCTGGGAACGCTTCCTGGACGAGGTGGCCGAGGCCGGCTACGAGTGGATCGAACTCGGCCCCTACGGCTACCTCCCCACCGACCCGGCGCGGCTCAGGGACGAGGTGGCCCGGCGGAACCTGAAGGTGTCCGCCGGCACGGTCTTCACCGGCATGCACCGCGGCCCGTCCGTCTGGGAGGAGACCTGGGCCCACGTCGGCCAGGTCGCCGCGCTCACCCAGGCGATGGGCGCGCGGCACCTGGTGGTCATCCCCTCCTTCTGGCGGGACGACAAGACCGCCGAGATCCTGGAACCACCGGAGCTGACCGCCGAGCAGTGGGCCCACCTGACCAAGGGCATGGAACGGCTCGGGCACGAGGTCAAGGAGACCTACGGCCTGGACATCGTGGTCCACCCGCACGCCGACACCCATATCGACACCGAGGACCACGTCGAACGCTTCCTGGACTCGACCGACACCGAGCTGGTCAACCTCTGCCTGGACACCGGGCACTACGCCTACTGCGGCGGGGACAGCGTCAAGCTCATCGAGACCTACGGCGAACGCATCGGCTATCTCCACCTCAAGCAGGTCGACCCGGACGTCCTCGCCGAGGTGGTCGCGAACGGGGTGCCGTTCGGGCCGGCGGTGCAGCGCGGCGTGATGTGCGAACCGCCGTCCGGCGTGCCCGAGTTGGGGCCCGTCCTCAAGGCGGCGCAGCAACTGGGCGCGGAGCTGTTCGCGATCGTCGAGCAGGACATGTATCCCTGCGAGCCGGACACGCCCCTGCCGATCGCGGTACGGACACGGCGGTTCCTGCGGTCCTGCGGGGCGTGA
- a CDS encoding ATP-binding cassette domain-containing protein — protein MTDNKTHGTVVQDTPPDSEGLLVELRGAGKSYGNIRVLHGVDLKVHAGQVTCVLGDNGAGKSTLIKIVSGLHRHTEGEFLVDGQPVRFSTPREALDKGIAAVYQDLATVPLMPVWRNFFLGSEMTRGPWPVRRLDIAAMKKTADEELRNMGIVLDDLEQPIGTLSGGQRQCVAIARAVYFGARVLILDEPTAALGVKQSGVVLKYIAAARDRGLGVIFITHNPHHAYMVGDHFSVLRLGTLELSASRSEVSLEELTNHMAGGAELAALKHELAQVRGVDVEELPEENELTAPVAPSAEGTP, from the coding sequence ATGACTGACAACAAGACCCACGGCACCGTCGTCCAGGACACGCCGCCCGACTCGGAGGGGCTGCTGGTCGAACTGCGCGGGGCGGGCAAGTCCTACGGCAACATCCGCGTTCTGCACGGCGTCGACCTGAAGGTGCATGCCGGTCAGGTGACGTGCGTGCTGGGCGACAACGGCGCCGGCAAGTCCACCCTCATCAAGATCGTCTCGGGGCTGCACCGGCACACCGAGGGCGAGTTCCTCGTCGACGGGCAGCCGGTGCGCTTCTCCACCCCGCGCGAGGCCCTCGACAAGGGCATCGCGGCGGTCTACCAGGACCTGGCCACGGTGCCGTTGATGCCGGTGTGGCGGAACTTCTTCCTCGGCTCGGAGATGACCAGGGGCCCCTGGCCGGTCCGGCGCCTGGACATCGCGGCGATGAAGAAGACCGCGGACGAGGAACTGCGCAACATGGGCATCGTCCTGGACGACCTGGAACAGCCCATCGGCACTCTCTCCGGCGGCCAGCGCCAGTGCGTGGCCATCGCCCGCGCCGTCTACTTCGGCGCCCGCGTCCTCATCCTGGACGAGCCGACCGCCGCCCTGGGCGTCAAGCAGTCGGGTGTGGTGCTGAAGTACATCGCCGCCGCCCGCGACCGCGGCCTCGGCGTCATCTTCATCACCCACAATCCGCACCACGCCTATATGGTCGGCGACCACTTCAGCGTGCTGCGGCTGGGCACCCTGGAGCTGTCCGCCTCCCGCAGCGAGGTGAGCCTGGAGGAGCTGACCAACCACATGGCGGGCGGCGCCGAACTCGCGGCCCTCAAGCACGAACTGGCCCAGGTACGCGGCGTCGACGTGGAGGAACTCCCCGAGGAGAACGAGCTCACGGCACCCGTCGCACCCTCTGCGGAAGGAACCCCCTGA
- a CDS encoding ABC transporter permease, translated as MSMAQQAEPALGRPPAPGSKQQDGRTARRPLALRLLARPEVGVFLGAAAVLVFFLIVAPAVRQGSSMATILYQSSTIGIMALPVALLMIGGEFDLSSGVAVISSALTASMLSYQLTLNVWTGVIVALAVSLAIGFFNGWLVVRTGLPSFLITLGTFLILQGANLAVTKLVTGNVATDDISDMDGFDQAKKLFASSFTVGGVEVKITVVWWLVFAALATWVLLRTKYGNWIFAVGGNKESARAVGVPVTFTKISLFMLVGFGAWFVGMHNLFSFNTVQSGEGVGQELIYIAAAVIGGCLLTGGAGSAIGPVFGAFMFGMVNQGIVFAGWNPDWFKAFLGVMLLGAVLINLWVRRTATRR; from the coding sequence ATGAGCATGGCCCAGCAGGCTGAACCGGCCCTCGGCAGGCCGCCGGCGCCCGGCTCGAAACAGCAGGACGGCCGCACCGCGCGGCGCCCGCTGGCGCTGCGGCTGCTGGCCCGCCCCGAGGTGGGTGTCTTCCTCGGCGCGGCCGCCGTACTGGTCTTCTTCCTGATCGTCGCGCCCGCGGTCCGCCAGGGCAGCTCGATGGCCACGATCCTCTACCAGTCCTCGACCATCGGGATCATGGCCCTGCCGGTGGCCCTGCTGATGATCGGCGGCGAGTTCGACCTCTCGTCCGGCGTCGCGGTGATCTCCTCGGCGCTCACCGCGAGCATGCTCAGCTACCAGCTGACCCTGAACGTGTGGACGGGCGTGATCGTCGCCCTGGCCGTCTCGCTCGCGATCGGCTTCTTCAACGGCTGGCTGGTGGTCAGGACCGGCCTGCCCAGCTTCCTCATCACCCTCGGCACCTTCCTGATCCTGCAGGGCGCGAACCTGGCGGTGACCAAGCTGGTCACCGGCAATGTCGCCACCGACGACATCAGCGACATGGACGGTTTCGACCAGGCGAAGAAGCTCTTCGCGTCCTCGTTCACCGTGGGCGGGGTCGAAGTGAAGATCACGGTGGTGTGGTGGCTGGTGTTCGCGGCCCTCGCGACCTGGGTGCTGCTGCGCACCAAGTACGGCAACTGGATCTTCGCGGTCGGCGGCAACAAGGAGAGCGCGCGGGCCGTCGGTGTCCCGGTGACCTTCACCAAGATCTCGCTGTTCATGCTGGTCGGCTTCGGCGCCTGGTTCGTCGGCATGCACAACCTGTTCTCCTTCAACACCGTGCAGTCCGGCGAGGGCGTCGGCCAGGAGCTGATCTACATCGCGGCGGCGGTGATCGGCGGCTGTCTGCTGACCGGTGGTGCCGGCTCCGCGATCGGCCCGGTCTTCGGGGCCTTCATGTTCGGCATGGTGAACCAGGGCATCGTGTTCGCCGGCTGGAACCCCGACTGGTTCAAGGCATTCCTGGGCGTGATGCTGCTCGGCGCCGTCCTGATCAATCTGTGGGTCCGGCGTACCGCGACCCGGAGGTAA
- a CDS encoding sugar ABC transporter substrate-binding protein encodes MDRSSPSRSRRLAPMVAVAAAAALTLAGCASSHGGKKAEEAAQNASAGRADTPRMTVALVTHQAPGDTFWDTVRKGAEAAAAKDNIKLVYSADPNAGNQANLVQNAIDQKVDGIAVTLAKPDAMKNVIGKAEQSGIPVVGLNSGLSDWRKLGLLEFFGQDESVAGEAFGDKLNTTGAKKIVCVIQEQGNVGLTQRCDGVKKTFKGTAETLYVNGTDMPSVRSTITAKLKQDSSIDTVVTLGAPFALTAAQALGDAGSKAKVATFDLNKDLVKAVQNGSIEFAVDQQPYLQGYLAVDALWLYKYNGNYSGGGVQPVLTGPAFVDKSNVDKVGQFAAKGTR; translated from the coding sequence ATGGACCGCTCTTCTCCCTCCCGCTCCCGGAGACTGGCCCCGATGGTCGCGGTGGCCGCCGCGGCGGCCCTGACCCTCGCCGGCTGCGCCAGCAGTCATGGCGGCAAGAAGGCCGAGGAGGCGGCACAGAACGCCTCGGCGGGCAGGGCCGACACCCCTCGGATGACCGTCGCGCTGGTCACGCACCAGGCACCCGGCGACACCTTCTGGGACACCGTCCGCAAGGGCGCCGAGGCCGCCGCCGCCAAGGACAACATCAAGCTCGTCTACTCCGCCGACCCCAACGCCGGCAACCAGGCGAACCTGGTGCAGAACGCGATCGACCAGAAGGTCGACGGCATCGCGGTCACCCTCGCCAAGCCGGACGCGATGAAGAACGTCATCGGCAAGGCGGAGCAGTCCGGCATCCCGGTCGTGGGCCTGAACTCGGGACTGAGCGACTGGAGGAAGCTCGGCCTGCTGGAGTTCTTCGGGCAGGACGAGAGCGTGGCGGGCGAGGCGTTCGGCGACAAGCTGAACACGACCGGCGCCAAGAAGATCGTCTGTGTGATCCAGGAGCAGGGCAATGTGGGCCTCACCCAGCGCTGCGACGGTGTGAAGAAGACGTTCAAGGGCACGGCTGAGACGCTGTACGTGAACGGCACGGACATGCCGTCCGTGCGGTCGACGATCACGGCCAAGCTGAAGCAGGACAGCTCCATCGACACGGTCGTCACCCTCGGCGCCCCCTTCGCCCTGACCGCCGCGCAGGCGCTCGGCGACGCGGGCAGCAAGGCCAAGGTGGCCACCTTCGACCTGAACAAAGACCTGGTGAAGGCCGTCCAGAACGGCTCCATCGAGTTCGCCGTCGACCAGCAGCCCTACCTCCAGGGATACCTGGCGGTCGACGCCCTGTGGCTCTACAAGTACAACGGCAACTACAGCGGCGGCGGAGTCCAGCCGGTACTGACCGGCCCGGCCTTCGTCGACAAGTCCAACGTCGACAAGGTCGGCCAGTTCGCCGCGAAGGGGACCCGGTGA
- a CDS encoding GntR family transcriptional regulator, giving the protein MSPVHRTEQRTAPGDRALDPLSFTLDRTSPVPLYYQFAQQLEAAIERGTLAPGNLLGNEVDLSARLGLSRPTVRQAIQSLVDKGLLVRRRGVGTQVVHSKVRRPLELSSLYDDLESAGQEPTTRVLRNERIPAPAEVAAALGIAEGAEVTVLERLRCTHGRPVAFLCNYLSASLLELPTQRLESTSLYRMMRSAGIVLHSARQSIGARSATAGEATLLEEKEGAALLTMVRTAYDVTGRPVEYGSHVYRASLYAFEFQLLVRP; this is encoded by the coding sequence ATGAGCCCAGTACACCGCACCGAGCAGCGCACGGCACCGGGTGATCGCGCGCTCGACCCGCTCAGCTTCACACTGGACCGCACGAGCCCGGTGCCGCTGTACTACCAGTTCGCCCAGCAGCTGGAGGCGGCCATCGAACGCGGCACCCTGGCCCCGGGCAACCTCCTGGGCAACGAGGTGGACCTGTCCGCACGGCTCGGCCTGTCCCGCCCCACCGTGCGCCAGGCGATCCAGTCCCTGGTCGACAAGGGCCTGTTGGTGCGCCGGCGCGGGGTGGGCACGCAGGTCGTGCACAGCAAGGTCAGACGGCCGCTGGAGCTCAGCAGCCTCTACGACGACCTGGAGTCGGCCGGGCAGGAGCCGACCACCCGGGTGCTGCGCAACGAACGGATCCCGGCACCCGCCGAGGTGGCCGCGGCCCTCGGGATCGCGGAGGGCGCCGAGGTCACCGTACTGGAGCGGCTGCGCTGCACCCACGGCCGGCCGGTTGCGTTCCTGTGCAACTACCTGTCGGCCTCCCTGCTCGAACTGCCCACGCAGCGGCTGGAGTCGACGAGTCTGTACCGCATGATGCGGTCCGCCGGGATCGTCCTGCACAGCGCCCGCCAGTCCATCGGCGCCCGCAGCGCGACGGCCGGGGAGGCGACCCTGCTGGAGGAGAAGGAGGGCGCCGCCCTGCTCACCATGGTGCGCACCGCGTACGACGTCACCGGCCGGCCGGTGGAGTACGGCAGCCATGTGTACCGGGCGTCGCTGTACGCCTTCGAGTTCCAGCTGCTGGTCAGGCCCTGA
- a CDS encoding ABC transporter substrate-binding protein, producing the protein MRLSPSGLSLPGPSRRSVLRGAGGAALLAGAGIPLLSACGSSGSSSDPKTVTLGSNASDAVPKKAFADVYAAFQKQSGITVKVNTKDHNTFQEQINSYLQGTPDDVFNWFAGYRMQFFAAKGLASPVDDVWQKIGDNFPDAMKKLSKGEDGKYYFVPVTTYPWAIFYRKSVFQQHGYKIPAAWDELVALCKQMKKDGLVPIAFGDKDAWPAMGTFDQINFRLNGYDFHVQLMAGKASWTDAKVKAVFDHWAELLPYHQDGFMGRTWEDAAQSLVSKKAGMYLLGSFVAQQFTNKADLDDLDFFPFPEINSAYGQETVEAPTDGFMVSKAPKNHAGVLKLLEYLGSPAAEELYLKTDPSVVAASDKASTSAYSALQKKAFDMIGGAKNLTQFMDRDSRPDFTSTVMQPGLQKFLQNPKGVDSLLSSIERQKKTIFASQ; encoded by the coding sequence ATGCGCCTGTCCCCCTCCGGTCTTTCCCTCCCGGGTCCCAGCCGCCGTTCGGTCCTGCGCGGAGCGGGCGGTGCCGCCCTGCTCGCCGGGGCCGGCATCCCCCTGCTGTCCGCCTGTGGAAGCAGCGGTTCCTCCTCCGACCCGAAGACCGTCACGCTCGGCTCCAACGCCTCGGACGCCGTGCCGAAGAAGGCCTTCGCGGACGTCTACGCGGCCTTCCAGAAGCAGTCCGGGATCACCGTGAAGGTCAACACCAAGGACCACAACACCTTCCAGGAGCAGATCAACTCCTATCTGCAGGGCACGCCGGACGACGTGTTCAACTGGTTCGCCGGGTACCGCATGCAGTTCTTCGCGGCGAAGGGTCTGGCCTCGCCGGTCGACGACGTGTGGCAGAAGATCGGGGACAACTTCCCCGACGCGATGAAGAAGCTCAGCAAGGGCGAGGACGGCAAGTACTACTTCGTGCCGGTGACGACGTATCCCTGGGCGATCTTCTACCGCAAGAGCGTCTTCCAGCAGCACGGCTACAAGATTCCCGCCGCCTGGGACGAACTCGTCGCCCTGTGCAAGCAGATGAAGAAGGACGGCCTGGTCCCGATCGCCTTCGGTGACAAGGACGCCTGGCCGGCGATGGGCACCTTCGACCAGATCAACTTCCGCCTCAACGGCTACGACTTCCACGTCCAGCTGATGGCGGGCAAGGCCTCCTGGACCGACGCCAAGGTGAAGGCCGTCTTCGACCACTGGGCCGAGCTCCTGCCCTACCACCAGGACGGCTTCATGGGCCGTACCTGGGAGGACGCCGCGCAGTCGCTGGTGTCGAAGAAGGCCGGCATGTACCTCCTCGGCTCCTTCGTGGCCCAGCAGTTCACCAACAAGGCCGACCTGGACGACCTCGACTTCTTCCCCTTCCCGGAGATCAACTCCGCGTACGGCCAGGAGACGGTCGAGGCGCCCACCGACGGCTTCATGGTCAGCAAGGCCCCGAAGAACCACGCCGGTGTCCTCAAACTGCTGGAGTACCTGGGCAGTCCGGCCGCCGAGGAGCTGTACCTCAAGACCGACCCGAGCGTGGTCGCCGCATCGGACAAGGCCAGCACCTCCGCGTACTCGGCGCTGCAGAAGAAGGCGTTCGACATGATCGGCGGCGCCAAGAACCTCACCCAGTTCATGGACCGCGACTCCCGCCCCGACTTCACCTCCACGGTGATGCAGCCGGGCCTGCAGAAGTTCCTCCAGAACCCCAAGGGCGTGGACAGCCTGCTGTCGTCCATCGAGCGCCAAAAGAAGACGATCTTCGCGTCCCAGTGA